Within the Gemmatimonadota bacterium genome, the region CCGGAATCACTTTTATGAATATTCAGGTCTATACTCTCCCCGAAGCCCTGAATGGCCTCGGATCAACGAGTCAGCCTCGCACATCCATCGATCTCAATTTCAATTGTCAATCAGCGTTTCGCCACATTTTCAGTGGCAGCCTTCCAACCTATCGTTTCTGCCCCTCTTTCGCAAGGGGCTTTTTGAACTTTCTTCAGACTTCTTGCCGCGCCCTACGCCCTGCTCAACCAACCGCGGCAACCGCCTCTCCACGCTCCGAAAATGCAACAACTTCGGCCGCGCCTCGACGTCTCAATTCCACTCTACAATCAGCAACAACTTCGCCATACTACGGCGGATGCGCATCCTAACGGACGCCGCACTCGAAAGGAACCCCTGAAAGCCGCTTTTCTCACGCCTTTTTCAAGACTCCCAACCCTACCGCACGCAGCATGACAAATGCCCCCTCTCGGAATCGAACCGAGAACCTACTGATTAAGAGTCAGTTGCTCTAACCAATTGAGCTAAGGAGGCGTTTCACTCCGAACTACCAGCGTACCACTCCAGTTCCACCACCGCTTGCCGTAACCGAGCGGCAGAACACCGCCAGAACCGCGTGGTCGCTCTCGCTCGTGACCTACCAGGTGGTGCGCCAGGAGGGGATCGAACCCCCGACCTGCAGCTTAGAAGGCTGCCGCTCTATCCAACTGAGCTACTGGCGCTGGACAGCCTCCCAATTTGGCGCGAACGACCCAAAAATGGAAGCCCCGCGCGCCACGATCTCACGCATAATGACGCAGCCCGTCCGGACGACTGCCAACTCGCCGATAGCTCGCCGATAACCACAGCGCGGGAACGCGCATTGCCACACCATAACCCGACAACACTCCGCCAAGCGAAAGTCACCCGAGCAGCCGGTACTCGGCGAGGAGCTCCACATATGCAGTACGACGACTTTCTGGCTCTGGTTCAGGAACACGCTGGACTCAATAGCCGCACACGCGCGCTCGACATAACGCGCGCCACACTGGAGACGCTCGCCGAGCGGGTCGAGGCGGACACCGCGGATAACGTCGCGTCGCAACTTCCGCCCGGGATCGCGCGGTTTCTGCGCAATCGCACGGGCGGTACGGGTGAGCGCTTTCCGGTAGATGAATTCGTGCACCGCGTCGCCGAACGCGCCGACATCGATTCCGACGAAGCGATTCGCGAGCTTCGGATCGTGCTCCAATCACTTGCTGAAGCGGTTTCCGAGGGCCAGGTGAATCACCTGTGGGCGGAGCTACCGGGCGAATACCGGACGCTGTTCCAACCGACACAAAACTCCGGCCGCGCCGGCGCGATCAGGAGTGAAGGAAGCAGCTGATAAATACACCGTGCAGCGGATGAGATCGCATTCAACGATTGGATTCGGAATGCAGTTTCAGTGCTCGCACAACACTCGGATTGTGTGCGTGATGCGTGTCGTGCATAATCCGAGACGCAGTGCGCGATGGTGACAAAGTTTGCGAACGCCCTGCGCGTTCGCGCTCGCTACGGCTTGCTTCGAAAGCGCTCCCGGCGCGCCTGTTCTGCGTGCTCCTGTCGCTCGAGCGCTGCGCGATCCTGCGGCGGCGCGGCGTCGGTGGCTTGCGTGGTTCCTGGCTGGCCCGGGACGGGCGGTAGCGGTGCCCAGTCAGAGGTATCGGGCCGATATGCCCACATCGTTCCGTCGTCGCAGAGCGCGACGAGGTTGTTGACGGGTCCGGTGAGCTGAATCACGTGCCGCATCGTGCCCCCTGCATTGATGGTGATCGCGCGACGTTCCGAGGGCCGCCGTATCGACCGGATTGACACTCAGGAACAAGATAAGGCCCCGCATCGAAGATCGATGCGGGGCCTTATCTGCAGCAAGGTCGGGGCGGCCAGATTCGAACTGGCGACCTCCTGCTCCCAAAGCAGGCGCGATACCGGGCTACGCTACGCCCCGAGTCAATGAACTTAGTCGGGGTCGGACGGTTACGGCAACGCTCAGGCGTTTTCTCCCGAAAGCACCTCGAGCAGCGATCTGAAGGCGCGGCCCCGATGGCCGATCCGCTCCTTGTCCTCTTCCGACGCCTCGCCGAAGGTCTGCTGCAGCTCCTGCGACACGAAGTGCGGGTCGTAACCGAATCCGCTGAATCCGCGCGGCTGCGGGACTATCACGCCGGCGGTGGTCCCGGTTCGCACGACTGCACGCTCGCCATCCACGAAGGCTGCAGCACAGATGAACGACGCCGTCGCCGGCAGTGCGTTCATACGGCGGAGCTGCCCCAACAGCGTCGCATTGTTCGCCGCGTCGAGCGATTTGCCGGTGAGATCCGCGCGTCCCGAGTAGCGCTTGCTGCGCACCCCTGGGCGCCCTCCCAGCACGTCGACTGCAAGTCCAGAGTCGTCGGCGAAGGTGGGAAGGCCGGTGCGTCGGTAGAAATACTGCGCCTTTGCGAGCGCATTCTCCTCGAACGTCTCCCACGACTCGATGGAATCTTCGTCGTCCGCTTCGGTCACACCGGCCTCGGTGAGGTCGGTGATCTGGAATGCGGTGCGGGCAAAGATACCGCGGAGCTCGCGCAATTTCCCTGGATTGCGTGTCGCGATGATGGAGCGCGTCGTCACCGGCCGAGTGCGACGGTCTGTCGCTCCGTGAGCTCGGTGATGCCGCGCGTGGCGAGCTCGAGCAACCGATCGAGCTGAACACGATCGAAGGTGCCGTGCTCACCGGTGCCCTGCACCTCCACGTACTTGCCTTCGGAGCTCATGACCACGTTCATGTCCACTTCCGCACGCACGTCCTGCTCGTAATCGAGGTCCAGGCGGGCGACTCCGTCGATCACGCCGACGCTCACGGCTGCGACGCGCCGACGGATTGGCGACACCGGGATCTTGCCCTGCGCGACCATCCAGTCGAACGCGTCAATCGCTGCAACGGCCGCGCCAGTAATCGCCGCGGTGCGCGTTCCGCCGTCGGCCTGAATGACGTCGCAGTCGAGCTTGAGCGTGAACTCGCCAAACTTGAAGTCGTCCAGCATCGCACGAATCGATCGGCCGATCAATCTCTGAATCTCCTGCGTACGTCCGCCAATCTTCTCACGCTCCCGGGAGGTGCGCGTGCGCGTTGCACGCGGGAGCATTGCGTACTCCGCGGTCAACCAGCCTTCGCCGCGCCCGCGCCGCCACGACGGCACGCTGTCCTCGATCGATACTGCGCAGAGCACCTTCGTCATTCCAAAAGAGATGAGACACGATCCCTCTGCATACGGTGAGACGCCGCGCTCGATGGTCACTGGCCGCATCTGCTCTTCGCCACGCACTGGCACTTCGGAACTACCCACGCATCCGCTCTATGATTGAGGTTGTAGACTGGCCGGCAGTCAATGGGATCACAAGTACGTCGCCGCCGCGCGCGCGGACTTCTTCCGCGCCGACGATCGTCGCCTCCGTGTAATCACCGCCCTTCGCTATCACGTCGGGCATGAGACACCGCACGAGCTCGAGCGGCGTGTCTTCATCGAAGACCGTGACGACATCGACCGATTCGAGTGCGGCAATTACGTACGCGCGCTCGATCTGCGACCTGATGGGACGTGAATCTCCCTTGAGCCGGCGCACCGACTCATCGCTGTTGATTCCGACCACGAGCGCATCGCCAGCGGCACGTGCGGCCTGTATGACGTCGATGTGGCCGGGATGCAGCAAATCGAAGACGCCATTCGTGAACACCACGCGTCCCCAGAAATCGGTACGCCAGTCGCGCAGCGTATTCCACGACATCACTTTCGAAGCGGCGTCACGCGGTGTCACAACGGACCACTTTCGTTAAGGATGAAGTGCACGGTCCGCGAGTAACGCAACAGCTTCCACGAGTCGTCGTACGAGCCGAAGACGTGAATCGAACTCGGCGCGCGCTCAACCGTCACGTGGTAAGCTTCTTCGGGAAGATCGAGAGAGTCGGCGGCGGCCCATATCTCCTGGCGAATTGCGTCGTCCTTTCGAAACGTTGCGTAGCGTACCTGCTGATCGACAGCATCGCGGAAACGGTAGTAGCGCATGTAGGGCGCCCCGACGTTGATGACAACGTAGGTCATGATCGCCAGCGTCAGCAGCCAGCCAAGGCAGCCAAGATCGGAAGCACCACGTCGCGTCACCATTGCGACTGCACTCCTTCGACGATTGCCGTCACGAGCTTGTCCACCGCCTTGGAGCGGCCGATGCTCTCCTCACCTTCGTTGTACTGGCCGTCGACGATGTATCCCTTGCGCGACCAGAGATTCTTGCCCGTGACCTGATCGACGACGTCGACATCGAGCACCATCTGCAACGATCTCTGCACCGCCGAGGGCGCGCCGCGCGAGCGTGAGTCGACGCCGATCGGAATGCCCGATTCGTAACGCCGAATCGTTCCGCGCACCACCGCGCTCGCACGCGCTTCGGAAGCCTCGCGCAGCCCGAGCCGATTTATGAGCCGAACACGCAGCGAATCGGAGATCTCGCGCTGGATGTCTGCAACCGGCGTCTGGTTGTCGAACGGAATGACGGCGATGGTATGCACGTGCGACGGCAACCCGCCCCCGTGGAAGCCATAAAGGCAGCCGACGGCGGCGAGCAGGAAGGGAGCAACGAGTAGAAGCTTCTTAAAAGCGCCAGACGGACGCATCAAACGGCGGTACCGGTTGTTGGATCTCGATATCAAGGACGAGCGAACGCCGTCCAGACAACTCGTAACGAACTTTCTTTCCCGGAGCCCGGTCCACCCACTCGACGATCCTGTCGCCCGCCACTCGCTCGACGCGCGTAAGCTGGCTGCCGACTGCCGTGACTCTCCACTGAACCGGAGAGCCGAGTGATGCCCGAAGTGTATCGCCCGACACACGGATGATCGTATCGGAAACGGGGGGCAGCGCAAGACGCCCGAGCGCTGCCCACAGGAGGGGCGCGGGCGGCACCAGGTCGCGGCCGTTGGATCCCGGTGGCACCAACAGACTGTCTCCGACGAGAATCGCTGCGGCGGCCGCACCGAATCCACCCCCCAGGAACAGATCGACGCGGGCATGATCGGGCGGGCCCAAGCGAGCGACGCCCTCGCCGCGGCCGACTATCTGCCCCTGATCCAACTCCCACTTGAAGGTGATTTTCTGGGGAGTCACCGGGAGTGGAAATGACGGGAGCGTCGCGTCGAGCGGTGCGACACCCGGCAACGAGTGGATACGCGGTGCGCACGCGGCTGCAAGGACCAGCAGCAGAGCGACAGAGGTTCGCCGGACATGATGCGCGCGACGCAACACCGGGAGACCGCTCACCAGCGTACGCGGATCGAGTTGATCGCGTCACCTTCGACAAGTGCGTCCATCACGTTCAGCCCGCTCGTTACCGCACCGAAAACCGTGTAATGGCCGGTCAAATGCGGCTGCGGGGTAAGTGTCAGGAAGTACTGACTGCCACCCGTGTCCGGACCAGACAGGGCCATCCCCACAGCGCCGCGCGAATACGGCAGCAGTGTGAGCTCGTCGCGAATCGCGTAACCCGGACCGCCCTCGCCGTCGCCACGCGGATCTCCATCCTGTGCGACGAAGCCGGGAACTACGCGATGGAATCTCAGGTTGTCGTATGCGTGCCTGTCGGCGAGCGTGGCAAAATTGAGTACCGTGAGAGGCGCCTTCACTCCATCGAACGTGATGACAATACGTCCGCGTATCGTGCGCAAGGTTGCGGTCGGAGGGTGTCCGCGCAGCGACGGCAGCACTACACGACGCACGGCATTCTCGTACCACTCGAGCGGACGGTCGACCGCAGCCGTGTCGAGTGACCGCGCCTGGTTTCCGGGAATCGAGCTGCGCACTATCGAGTCGGGATCGGATCTCCCGGCGGTGAGAGCGCGCTGAACAGCGGCATCGCGGCGACCGGTGTCGCTCGCAGCGAGAAGCTGATACGCAGCGCCGCGCACGCGCGCATCGGGATCGCTCGTCGCAGCCAACGCAACGCCGCGCGCGCGTGCCGTATCGCGCGAGCCGGACCATGCGCCGATCGCGACCGCTCGAAACCGCCAATCGGGCGAAGCACGCCACAGCGAGTCGGCTGGCAACGTCACACCCGAGGCAGCGGCTCCATCGAGCAGCGATCTGCGCACCTTGTACGTGGTGTCGAGCGCCCAGGCCTCGCGCCACAGCGATACCGTGGTGTCGAACGCGGGCGCCGCGCTCTGAGCAGCAGCGACTCGCACGTTGGCATCACGGTCGTACAACGCGTGGAGAATTACAGCTCGCTCGGCAGTTCCAAATGACGCAATCGAGTGAAGCGCATTGATGCGAACGTACGGGCTCGGATCGGTGACAAGCACACGCAATCGCCCGATGGCCTCCGCGCGCAGCGAGTCACCGACCATCTGCTTGCCCAGCACGCGCGCAAGCTCGGCGCGAAATGCAGCGTCCGGATGCGGCGCATCCAGCAGCGGCCTCACGCCTGACCGCGCGCGCGCTCGTGCGACCGAGTACGCTGCGGCCCAGCGAAGTTCGGCGTCGGGAGAATGGAGATACGGCGCAATCGCGGCGACCGCGAGCGGCCGCATCTTGGACATCGCAATCAGCAGCTCGCGCAATGTCGCACGCGAAGCTGCATTGCGTTTGGGTGATTCGCCGAGCAGTGCCGCGACCGTGCCGGACGCCGGCGCCCCGATCTCGCCGAGCGCCCAGGCCGCGGACGGAGCGGCAGCGCCAGATGTGCGAGCGATCGACGCGAGCATGGACACCGCGCTCGTGTCGCGTACGAGACCGAGTCCGAATATCGCCGAAGACGCGACGACCGAGTCCGCGTCATGGGTGAGATCCCGCAGCAATGGCAGTGCGCGGCGTCTGTGTCGAAGCGCTACCTGCGACAGAGTGCGAGCGCCGACGCGCCGGATCTCCGCATCGTGCGATTGCAGCGCGGTCGCGAGCAGCGCCGTGTCGAGCGTGCGCTGGTCGGCCGACTTGAGGATGCGAGCGTAGAGGGTTACCTCGAGCGAATCAGCTTTCTGCGCGTGATGCGCGCCGGCTTGCCGGATCGCGACTACCGGGCGTACGGCTTGAACACCGAAGCCGGAGAGCACGGTAGCCAGCGCAAGTGTCAGCAACATGTCAGGCGATTACCCGCACGCGCTCTAGTTGTTGCCTCAAATGGTCAGGAATGCATGAGCCGCGCCCTTCGCGCGTCATGGCGACGAGGGTGGTGTATCCGGTAGCGATGGATGCGCCGTCAGCGGTCTCGATGTCATAATCGAACCGCACGACTCTGGACCGCACTTCGGTGACGCGCGTCGTGATGCGTATGACGTCGTCGTATCTGGCTGGCTTGATGTACCGCAGATGTGCCTCGACGACGGCCAGCGCGGTGCCCTCGCGTTCGAGCTCGGCGTAGGTCATGCCGCCCAGCGCCCGGATGAGATCCGTGCGGCCCATA harbors:
- a CDS encoding DUF2267 domain-containing protein is translated as MQYDDFLALVQEHAGLNSRTRALDITRATLETLAERVEADTADNVASQLPPGIARFLRNRTGGTGERFPVDEFVHRVAERADIDSDEAIRELRIVLQSLAEAVSEGQVNHLWAELPGEYRTLFQPTQNSGRAGAIRSEGSS
- a CDS encoding peptidylprolyl isomerase; protein product: MLLTLALATVLSGFGVQAVRPVVAIRQAGAHHAQKADSLEVTLYARILKSADQRTLDTALLATALQSHDAEIRRVGARTLSQVALRHRRRALPLLRDLTHDADSVVASSAIFGLGLVRDTSAVSMLASIARTSGAAAPSAAWALGEIGAPASGTVAALLGESPKRNAASRATLRELLIAMSKMRPLAVAAIAPYLHSPDAELRWAAAYSVARARARSGVRPLLDAPHPDAAFRAELARVLGKQMVGDSLRAEAIGRLRVLVTDPSPYVRINALHSIASFGTAERAVILHALYDRDANVRVAAAQSAAPAFDTTVSLWREAWALDTTYKVRRSLLDGAAASGVTLPADSLWRASPDWRFRAVAIGAWSGSRDTARARGVALAATSDPDARVRGAAYQLLAASDTGRRDAAVQRALTAGRSDPDSIVRSSIPGNQARSLDTAAVDRPLEWYENAVRRVVLPSLRGHPPTATLRTIRGRIVITFDGVKAPLTVLNFATLADRHAYDNLRFHRVVPGFVAQDGDPRGDGEGGPGYAIRDELTLLPYSRGAVGMALSGPDTGGSQYFLTLTPQPHLTGHYTVFGAVTSGLNVMDALVEGDAINSIRVRW
- the rph gene encoding ribonuclease PH, which produces MGSSEVPVRGEEQMRPVTIERGVSPYAEGSCLISFGMTKVLCAVSIEDSVPSWRRGRGEGWLTAEYAMLPRATRTRTSREREKIGGRTQEIQRLIGRSIRAMLDDFKFGEFTLKLDCDVIQADGGTRTAAITGAAVAAIDAFDWMVAQGKIPVSPIRRRVAAVSVGVIDGVARLDLDYEQDVRAEVDMNVVMSSEGKYVEVQGTGEHGTFDRVQLDRLLELATRGITELTERQTVALGR
- a CDS encoding non-canonical purine NTP pyrophosphatase yields the protein MTTRSIIATRNPGKLRELRGIFARTAFQITDLTEAGVTEADDEDSIESWETFEENALAKAQYFYRRTGLPTFADDSGLAVDVLGGRPGVRSKRYSGRADLTGKSLDAANNATLLGQLRRMNALPATASFICAAAFVDGERAVVRTGTTAGVIVPQPRGFSGFGYDPHFVSQELQQTFGEASEEDKERIGHRGRAFRSLLEVLSGENA
- the rfaE2 gene encoding D-glycero-beta-D-manno-heptose 1-phosphate adenylyltransferase is translated as MSWNTLRDWRTDFWGRVVFTNGVFDLLHPGHIDVIQAARAAGDALVVGINSDESVRRLKGDSRPIRSQIERAYVIAALESVDVVTVFDEDTPLELVRCLMPDVIAKGGDYTEATIVGAEEVRARGGDVLVIPLTAGQSTTSIIERMRG
- the lptE gene encoding LPS assembly lipoprotein LptE, encoding MRPSGAFKKLLLVAPFLLAAVGCLYGFHGGGLPSHVHTIAVIPFDNQTPVADIQREISDSLRVRLINRLGLREASEARASAVVRGTIRRYESGIPIGVDSRSRGAPSAVQRSLQMVLDVDVVDQVTGKNLWSRKGYIVDGQYNEGEESIGRSKAVDKLVTAIVEGVQSQW
- a CDS encoding thioesterase family protein → MLQVTEVRVRYAETDQMGVVYHANYLAWCDMGRTDLIRALGGMTYAELEREGTALAVVEAHLRYIKPARYDDVIRITTRVTEVRSRVVRFDYDIETADGASIATGYTTLVAMTREGRGSCIPDHLRQQLERVRVIA